The Arachis ipaensis cultivar K30076 chromosome B03, Araip1.1, whole genome shotgun sequence region agagagagaaagagaaatacCATAGCTACTAAGTTTGATCGATTATAAAGAGAGAGCTTAATTTAATTATGGTTAGAAGTTGTGTAAtactagaaagaaaaaaaaaagataaaaaaaagtggTTGAGCATTAAAATATAAGAAGTCACCTAGATAAAGATGttaaaaacgtctttttttaaagatgtttttttaaaaattaaattttaacacatataatcaattaaattgtattatttttattaaaattagactgAACAAATCAGTTtagcaaaaaaattaataaattaaatttttaaaccgatataaattaatattttttataaaaattactaTAATATCCCTATTATAAAACACAATTAAAATATttctatcatatatatatataaattttgaaaactttaaaTTCTAATCCTATAACAATAGAGAAGAAAATGGCTAAAATTTagaattctcaaaattaatatatatataataagagtattttagtcattttatataataggggtattgtagtcattttttataaaaaagtcGTTTTTTACCGGCTGTTAATGTAAAAAATATTCATGTGAGTAGAGCAATAGATGAATTAGTTCTTCTattcttaattctttttcaaaaactcaaactaaaagaaaaaaattacaaatttttGAAGTACATTAACCTCTAAAATATGTTTGGAATTTGggtaacaaaaattaataaagttTTTAGGTGGAATGATTTGTCACTACTTTTATGTGGTGATTGGTCAAGCAAGGTCCATTATTCTCATTATTCTATTCTTGGCATTGCAACTTGCATGCGTTGCATTTCCTCATACACCGAACCAATTGTATGTTGTTAAAGTTTCTCAGCCCATCCAACGGTCCAGATTCCATCTGAGGAAGACACGTGTCGAGAAACGAATGGGCGTAACCCTGAGTAGCGATCGGTTCAGGTTCACCCTATCCTGCAAGCCTACCAAGAGAAAGAAATCGAGTGCTCCACACACACCCTGTCCTATCATacgaacctctctctctctctctctctctctctctctctctctctaatacCGTCGTAAAGGTCTTCCGATTAGGTTTCCGGGCACGGATCGTGGAACCTTCTCGAAGCTTCTTCCCTCTTACTGTTCCAATTTCGCAAAGGTAATCGCTTTCTTCTAATTCCTTTAGCTCGGTTATTTTATTTTGGCGCTGGTGAATTTATGGGAATTTTCGTTCTGTAATCAGCTTGATATGCagtttcgatttttttttttttcttgaaagaaAGATTAATGTAATGTGAGgcagtaaaaattaaaattcattatCAATTGGTTGTTTTTGAAACATTGAAGGATGTGTGTGAAGTGTGAACTATGTTACAGTATATTAAGGGGGTTTTTTCTCTTGTTGCAGGAGTTGTTTTGGTGATTGGGAACTGAGAAAATTTTCACTTGGAATCAGCAACAAATTTACAGTGGATTCACCTGCAAACCCAGAAGCAAATGGTATATATAATTTGTCAACTTTTTCTACTAGGATGAGTAAATTGTGCATTGTTCACTGCTTTTCCTTTTTGCTGAAGATTCTGTATTGTTATAATTGTTGTTCATTCGTAAGGAGCTTAATTTAGTCCCTCTTGCGAATGCACATTGGGTTTGTAGATAGATGTTGCACTTGCATGTTGCTTCTATTGTTTGGAAAATCAAGGAGCTTCTCATGCTTTCATATGATATTTTGGGCTCATTGCTTTTGGTTTGAAAGTTGAGACTGAGGATCTGTAAAAGTATAAAGCATCTGTAAACAAATGGAATGTGGGGAGCACAACAAAATCTGGGTGATAGGGATATCATTGTCTTATATATGTGATTAAATGAGTAAAGGGCTTATGATAGAAGACCTTAACATCAAAGGTTACTTCTGGATAAGCCAGATTGGTAGTCTCTATTATTGGGATAAGCCAAAGAGGATGATCTAAAAGAAAAGTTTCAAACCGCTATACGGTCTTACTTTTAGACTCAATTATATATGTTTGATTACGATttgtgaaaattttattttgtatgaaaccAAATATATAATCAAAACATAAAAGGCTAAAACCTGCAGCATTTTTTCTATTGCCATGTCATTTGTCAGTTTGCATACATGTAACATTTCTAGTGAATAGCAACACTTTTCACTAAATTACTGTCTACCTGGTCATCTGACATAGTCTGGGATGTAATTAACCACCTTTATCCTGCTTAAATGTTAttgattgaatttgaatgaaaCAAAGAAAGGCTGAAAATTGCTAAGATGTAAAGTTATAgtgagtattttttttttcttttcttttttttttgcagtcTTTTCAAAATAAGGGGTTTTGGACGGTAAAGGGTTCAGGACACATTAATGACAGAGAGACAACTTTTGATAATCCTTCCAAAGTTGAACCAAAACGACCTCATCAGTGGTTTGTTGATTCTGCTGAAGTGGATCTTTTTCCAAACAAGAAGCAAGCAGTAGAAGATGTAAATGGAAAATCAAGTTCAGGATTTTCAAATGTCAATTATCCTCCTTGGGACAACAGCTCTGGTTTTTCAGTATCAAATATTGTTGATCAGTTATTTGGGTCTGAAACCAGGCAGGTCAATGTCATTGAAAAGAATGTTTATGTTCCAGCTGGTAGCTCTAATGTCAGATCAAGGGCAATGACTAATCAGTATGGGGACAATTCCTCTATTGGCTTGTCTATCTCTCATTCAGTTGAAAATTCGGAAGCACCTCTAAATTATGGTGGAGTTAAAAAAGTTAAAGTAAGTCAGGTTAAGGATATTGATGGTGTACGACATCATCCTGAGGGACTTAATTACAATATGCAAAGCAATGGTGATCTACATCAGGTCTATGGTGGGGAAATTGATAAGGATGGTAATGTAACTTTAATGGGTCTTGCCTATAACGGAGGGGATGTTCATGTGAGATCTTCTGGTGCCCCCTATGGCAAAGGAGGTGACACAGGCATGTCATTTGGTACTGATTCCTATAGCAAAGATAACCCAAATGTGATTCCATTTGGCGGGTTCCCGGATGAACGGGGTATTATCCCTGCTGGTAGGCCTGCTGCAGATTATGGTCAATTATATAATCAATCTTCAGTCCATATTCCAGGAGCAGGTCATGAGAAAGAGTTGGATGCATCAAATCCTGGTGCAGTTGCAAATACTCCTCAAGTAGTAAAACAAAAGTCTGAAACTGTGTCCAAGAATAAACAAGAGTCCAAAGCAAACAAGAAAGAATCTCCAAACAGCTTCCCAACTAATGTCAGGAGCTTGATATCTACTGGTATGCTGGATGGTGTTCCTGTAAAGTATGTGTCGGCGGCCCGTGAGGTAAAAGATAGTATTTATTGTTAATGTTTACCATTTTAGTTTAAAGTTCTTTCTAATAAGTTTATGGTTAAATATTACGGATGAAGGAACTTCGTGGAATTATAAAAGGATCTGGCTATCTTTGTGGGTGTAAGAAATGCAACTATTCGAAGGTTTGTAATCCATCCTGATTAAGCACCTCAGTGACCGTTTTCCGTTTCATAAAAGCCATTGACTGACCTGCTGATGTTTTATCATATCAGGCTCTGAATGCATATGAGTTTGAGAGACATGCTAATTGCAAATCAAAACATCCAAACAATCACATTTATTTTGATAATGGGAAGACCATTTATCAAATAGTACAGGAATTGAAGAGTACCCCTGAAAGTATGTTGTTTGATACAATTCAAACTGTCTTTGGTGCACCAATTAATCAGAAAGCATTTCGCTATTGGAAAGGTAAATGAATTTCTCTCTCAAGTCTTACTGTTTCTGGTTGTTTGGTATGTCACTCATCCAATTCTTTCAACTCCGCTTCAGAATCTTACCAAGCAGCAACGCGTGAGCTTCAGCGCATTTATGGAAAAGAATAACGTACAAATCTAACTCCCGACGCCTTTGTGAAAATGCAACCTAGTTTAGAACTCGTGTGCAGAATAATGTCTTCATTTTTAGTATCTTTCATTCTATGACTCGGCAAACTTCAGTAAACTATGGACCCTTGTGGCCTTGCTTAGTATATTGGAAGCTTCATTTTAGCATTTTAACAGATCAAAAGAATTAGGTGCTTTGGACAGAATTATATGTGGCATTATCGTGAAAGCCAAGGTTAATGTTGATTAGTAATTTAAAGGAGCAAGACTTCTGGACTCGTTAATGTTTCAGATTAATCTCTTTACGCAAGGTAAAGCCATTTTGCTTCGAGCCAGTACAAGAAAGAGGTCATTTCAGTTGAGTACGTTAATTTTTAGATTAATATGTAATTGGCCCGTGGAGTGCCTTTGATAGTTTGAACTTTGGAGTGAAAATGTACACATCAAACAAACCAAAAAACTTAAATGATTTTAAGTGGTATTTTTCTCACTTTTCGGCCTTTAAACAAAGCATCCAAAATCTTAAATTATTAGTAACTCCGATCTTGAGCATTAAAACCAAAATATAATTCTATCATCTTTTTTTTGTCAACTTTGAGTAGTTGTAGATATTAGGCATGCCATGGTTCCAAGTTCTCATATAATTTTGCGTTGGGTTTCATGTTCTTCTGTCTGTATTACTTTTACGTTTCCAAATGTTATAAGCGCTTTTTTTTATTCCCTTAATTTGCAATTTGATCTGAAGTCCCGAATAAATAAAAACATGGGCACTTAGATATGAATTCACCATAATCAAATCTAGTTTTGGATTAATATAACTTGTTAAAAAATTCAGAAACTACACCACGCGCAAAATTTATAAAGAATGGCACCTTGAAAATGTTAAGCATTAATCAGCTTCATGTTTATCAtgcatatatttttctttttctttcgtccttcttgctcttggacaAGTAAACTTGCTTCCAATCAGTAAAATTAGGCCTTCAACCACAACAACCTGATTTTTGTGCAGCCTCCCCAGCTCCGGCTCCCTGGTCTGTGTTGATTTTGATCGCTGCAGGCTGCAATGAACAATTCAGAAGAGGTTTCAGGGCAGTCGAATACCGAGTTTAACTTGTTAGATGATGCACCAAGATAATCCAGCGGTATAGCTTTGTTAAAAGTAATCGATGTAAAGTTGTGCTAAGATCTAATACCATTAGATTTGGATTATCTTAATGCATAAGGTACCAAAACTCGCATATTGAGCTCTTGGGAAGAAGTTCAAATACCTCTGCCTTGTTATCACTATCAGCAAGCCTTTGTTTTATATCCCTTGCTATTGAGAAGAAAACTTCCTCCACATTAAAATTTGTCTTTGCACTCTGCAACAGGAACATTTTCCATGAGCACAAGAAGATAAAAAACATTTGGGAAGTTTATTTCCACATTCTAATAGTATATAACATCACTTACAGTTTCAAAGAATTTGATCCCATACTCATCAGCAAGTTCTTGGCCCTTGGATGTCGGCACGGCCTAAAATGAAAGGCGTAGATATATATAATCaatcacatatatacatacatcgGGGTGTTACtaagaatttaagatttaaaCAAAACAGAAACAGGAAACTTGCCTACCCTTTTACTTTCATCCATGTCAGCTTTGTTCCCTACCAGTATCTTGTTAACATTGTCTGAAGCATGTTGCTCAATGTTGCGAATCCAATTCCTGATATCTGAAATCAGCAGAAGCTGGTGAACATTCCAGATGGAAAGGCCAAACAAGTTTAAAGAGATTTTGCATGGATATGCTTATTTCAAATTCAAGCAACAACAGCTGGGAACTTTACTGTTAAATGATGCTTCGTCTGTAACGTCATAGACTAGTAATATTCCCATTGCACCGCGATAGTAAGCtgcgaaaattaaagaaaaacatgATTTCAAGAAGAGATATAAGAACAAAACAACAATACTACATGTACGCCAaaactaaggtagcgtttgttttgaggtactgagacagagactgagagactgagacttagtatcatgtttgttggttcagagactgatactaaaatttctgtctttgtccccaaaatttcagtatttcagtacctccaaaaagtggggacacagaggacttaaatttttagaaatggagactgaaactttaataacattttatacctaaaataccttcatttcaattaattaattctaattttaccttttgtacaaattaaattagaatttcattattatttcaatttctgtctcccactttacaccaaacagaatactgataTTTATTTCTCTTGTCTTTCCGTCTCAGTCTTTCTgtctctatctctccaccaaacgctacctaaaggaACTTCCAGTAATCAAATAAAGGATCACTAATATCTTTAAGATGCACAATACTACATGTGGCCACCTGTATAAATAACATgttgaaatacaaaatatacattgaaaataagtgaaacaacatatgtatttatacacaaatacatagtATCTGATTCAATGGCTAATTTTTTTACCTACACATAGCATTTTTGCTTTACGATTTACATCAATAATTTGCTCAAACATATGTAAGAGATCGAAAAAATTTGAATGTGTGACATATAAGCATGATAAAATCAATATGATAGTAGCTAAATAAGCTTACCAGTTGTAATTGTTCGAAACCGCTCCTGACCTGCAGTATCCCAAATTTGGAGCTTGATCCGTTTGCCATCGAGCTCAATCGTTCTTATCTTAAAATCAATACTGCATTTGAAGGGTAGGCATTGTGAATTTGTGATCTGAGCAACACTTTGCAAACTCAAATTGCAAAAACTTACCCTATGGTTGTGATGAAACTAGTGGTGAAAGAACCATCAGAGAATCGTAGAAGGATGCAACTTTTACCAACACCTGCCATAAACACCAACCCCAGCTACATTTTACACAATTCGAAGGAGAAGCTGAATTTAATAACATAAATCATGAAAAACAAGGCATTGAAAATAAACTTACCACTATCGCCGATCAAGAGAAGCTTTATGAGATAATCGTAATCGGCACGAGCCCTTCCGAAATGAATCTATTGCAAGTTGCAACGCAACAGTGGCGAAAGTTTTGTCCCttcggagagagagagagagagagtggagTGAGCAAAGGCAGATGGTGATTTTTTTAGACAGACAAAAGGAGAGGTGGCTTTGTTTTTGtgtcattattattattgttttgttttaggaaacaaaaaaccaaaaaacatgcttttaggatTTTGACCAAACAGACAAGGTGGCTGTGTTTACAACCTTGTACTTTCAACCTGCCTCCGTCTatttctctcttctcatctctttattttcttcttttttttttttaccaataataataaaatcaatgcataataAGATGAAATTTTCACATGAAAAATACCACAGTAACACTAACTGCTCACAGATTTTTTTAAATGAATAACTTAATTCTTTTATTTActgaaatatataatttataaaatatttacgAATTTGTGTGGTTTTACTTATTTCGTTTATACTTTAAACGAATTGATTTTAAGTGAGATAAGACACGTATATAATTACACGTATCACATGTGTAAATGTGTTGTGATACGTTACTTAAACGAGATAAACTTAAGCGTCACCTATATAAAGACTTGATAGCAGTGTCTTAAAATgtcattttcatagctttttacacttttttttctcatacttagttttttttattattattgaggAACTTGGACATTATTGCGCGCGTATATGCACAAGATGACGATATCAACCACCTGAACGCAACGTAGCATATCGCGAGAATGTCAGGTTAGTGttgttatttttccttttaaataAAGAAGCATATAATTATAGTTAGGGTATTTTTATAGATTTAAttggttatatacttatatatgaGTAGGAAGAAGATTCCGAACGGGTCCATCTACAAGAATCTTTGGTATAAACTCTTTTTCATCCTTAGAAGAACCACTTTCATTATTATCgacaatatattttttatctGACTCCTCACTGTCCACGTCCATGTCTCTTATTGGACTAGCGCAGTGCATAAGTAGTGGTATAAGAGGTGGAGGTCATCTTGGGACAAAATTCAAGCACCCATAACCACTACGACCCACGTCACTAACCTCCACAGAAAACTCCATCACTTGTTGGGCCATAATTATCCCGTAGACATCAAACATTAGGCATACATGTTCATCGCCAATACGGGTGGAAACAAGCCAAGTCAGGCTAGACTTCACCCTTAACAGGTCAGACCTGTAATGTATTTAACTGGCTTGAGCCTAACCTATAATCTATTATAGGctttattttattaagtttggTCTGTTATTAAACTTNNNNNNNNNNNNNNNNNNNNNNNNNNNNNNNNNNNNNNNNNNNNNNNNNNNNNNNNNNNNNNNNNNNNNNNNNNNNNNNNNNNNNNNNNNNNNNNNNNNNNNNNNNNNNNNNNctatacaattttttttttatatttatttatattttaacagacTCAGACAGGCTTATTAGGCTATTTTGTGAACCTAGACATGCCTATTAATAGAATCAGGCTTTTAAAATCAGCTTGAACCTGAAACTATTTTATGACAGGCCAAATGCAGGCCACCTGACCTATTTTCACTCCTAATCGCCATCAAGTCAAAAAACACGAAATCGAAATACTTGATTTTTCATATGTGCTAACAACCTATACCCAACTCTTCCAACCTCATTTGTCCCATTAACACCGATGCTCGTCAATATTAAACTCTTCAACTCAAAAACTTAATCTTCGAGTGCGCAAAAGAATAGGACTATCACACGTCTCAAACACAACCTCATCGTCATTATTTCTCATGTGACAACTAGGATATACACTTACAAAAATATATTCACTACCACTAGACATTTTTACTAAACTTATCAAAAGAACGTAGAAAAAGAAGTGATATGTTTGCGAATAAGGCTAATACTTACATATTCTTTTGTAGCTGGTTGAAATTTATCGTGCTATATTTCATTTAAAGTATAAACGAAATAATTATCCTTTTATCTCTTTTACACTGTTAACAAATTGACTTTGAATGTGTAAATAATATATGTGTAGTCCGCTGTCTTTCACGTATCATGTTTATATCCGTGatacttatttaaaaaaatatgtcctatctcatttacagtataaatgagatatataaaaatacataaatttataaattattaataaattacctatttcaataaataaaaaaattaaattatttatttaaaaaaatttgctGTTCACTCGTACCTAGACTTGGTCGCTTTTTAATTTACATATGGATGCATAAAAGGTGCTAGACGCTGATATGGGAGAGGGGTGTGCTAAACATTTTTGTGGTGTCAGTGGAGGAACTAATCGGACCCTGCGAGTTGGGATGGAGGAGCAACTCGGACCCTGCGATATGCGAAAGCCACATGGACCGTCCAATTTGCGTTTAACCAAACGCACGGTCCGATTTCCTCTCACTTGGACACGCGTCGCGCAGGGTTGGCTCGGAGAAGCGGTGCCCTGAAACCAAACGAAGACCAATTTATCTATTCTCACCATCCGAATTAACTCATTCTCACATTTCACTTTCAACATCACtcccacctt contains the following coding sequences:
- the LOC107629129 gene encoding uncharacterized protein LOC107629129 isoform X1, with product MSFQNKGFWTVKGSGHINDRETTFDNPSKVEPKRPHQWFVDSAEVDLFPNKKQAVEDVNGKSSSGFSNVNYPPWDNSSGFSVSNIVDQLFGSETRQVNVIEKNVYVPAGSSNVRSRAMTNQYGDNSSIGLSISHSVENSEAPLNYGGVKKVKVSQVKDIDGVRHHPEGLNYNMQSNGDLHQVYGGEIDKDGNVTLMGLAYNGGDVHVRSSGAPYGKGGDTGMSFGTDSYSKDNPNVIPFGGFPDERGIIPAGRPAADYGQLYNQSSVHIPGAGHEKELDASNPGAVANTPQVVKQKSETVSKNKQESKANKKESPNSFPTNVRSLISTGMLDGVPVKYVSAAREMKELRGIIKGSGYLCGCKKCNYSKALNAYEFERHANCKSKHPNNHIYFDNGKTIYQIVQELKSTPESMLFDTIQTVFGAPINQKAFRYWKESYQAATRELQRIYGKE
- the LOC107629129 gene encoding uncharacterized protein LOC107629129 isoform X2, which encodes MSFQNKGFWTVKGSGHINDRETTFDNPSKVEPKRPHQWFVDSAEVDLFPNKKQAVEDVNGKSSSGFSNVNYPPWDNSSGFSVSNIVDQLFGSETRQVNVIEKNVYVPAGSSNVRSRAMTNQYGDNSSIGLSISHSVENSEAPLNYGGVKKVKVSQVKDIDGVRHHPEGLNYNMQSNGDLHQVYGGEIDKDGNVTLMGLAYNGGDVHVRSSGAPYGKGGDTGMSFGTDSYSKDNPNVIPFGGFPDERGIIPAGRPAADYGQLYNQSSVHIPGAGHEKELDASNPGAVANTPQVVKQKSETVSKNKQESKANKKESPNSFPTNVRSLISTGMLDGVPVKYVSAAREELRGIIKGSGYLCGCKKCNYSKALNAYEFERHANCKSKHPNNHIYFDNGKTIYQIVQELKSTPESMLFDTIQTVFGAPINQKAFRYWKESYQAATRELQRIYGKE
- the LOC107632348 gene encoding ras-related protein RABE1c-like, which encodes MDVDSEESDKKYIVDNNESGSSKDEKEFIPKILVDGPIHFGRARADYDYLIKLLLIGDSGVGKSCILLRFSDGSFTTSFITTIGIDFKIRTIELDGKRIKLQIWDTAGQERFRTITTAYYRGAMGILLVYDVTDEASFNNIRNWIRNIEQHASDNVNKILVGNKADMDESKRAVPTSKGQELADEYGIKFFETSAKTNFNVEEVFFSIARDIKQRLADSDNKAEPAAIKINTDQGAGAGEAAQKSGCCG